The following coding sequences lie in one Rutidosis leptorrhynchoides isolate AG116_Rl617_1_P2 chromosome 4, CSIRO_AGI_Rlap_v1, whole genome shotgun sequence genomic window:
- the LOC139842140 gene encoding F-box protein At1g30790-like: MSDHVPFDIHIEIMKRLPVKSLIRFSSVSKRWKSLINSSKFIADYTKLHSQRQHLLIKYMNHSSYPQQICFVSIVDDDTFPEHRLIMTTPNSLILEKLEPVGSSDCSVLSANFVVI, translated from the coding sequence ATGTCTGATCACGTACCCTTTGATATACACATCGAGATCATGAAACGGCTTCCTGTTAAATCATTGATTCGATTCAGTTCAGTTTCAAAAAGATGGAAGTCTTTAATAAATAGCTCAAAGTTTATTGCTGATTACACCAAGCTCCATTCTCAGCGGCAGCATCTTCTTATAAAGTACATGAATCATTCTTCATATCCTCAACAAATTTGTTTTGTTTCGATTGTTGATGATGATACTTTCCCCGAACACAGGCTTATTATGACAACTCCCAACTCCCTTATTCTTGAGAAATTAGAACCAGTTGGTAGCTCGGATTGTTCTGTTTTGTCGGCCAATTTTGTAGTAATCTAA